A genomic segment from Spinacia oleracea cultivar Varoflay chromosome 3, BTI_SOV_V1, whole genome shotgun sequence encodes:
- the LOC110785259 gene encoding uncharacterized protein, with amino-acid sequence MDKILCWNVRGLNRLAKQKEVRSFIHSHQIKLFCLLETRVKAPKMGDLYLTVCPNWCFTSNLCHHKNGRIVLAWDSDAFTVDIVHMESQLIHCQITPRGAMGSFFATFVYGFNTAADRIPMWNSLVNLATSAAWIIMGDFNAIMELEDKIGAPVRFTDILPMRQCMATCQLNVVKTTGRHYTWNNKQQAGDRVFTRIDRVILNPSWDNLVPTAEAMYLPEGEYDHCPMILTTYNVSSQKKPFRFYNMWTTSSDFVPIVERNWSTHIQGCHMFRVVQKLKGIEDDLKTLNKAGFSNVEVEQVRLKKKLSDIQDKLHSNPLDTTLATEEKSTAVEYRLAHERYISFLQQTAKLHWLEHGDENSRYFYQSIRQRRKQNRILSILNENGTLVDTTDGIKQAFMDYYNNLCNPP; translated from the coding sequence ATGGATAAGATTCTTTGCTGGAATGTGAGGGGGCTGAACAGATTGGCTAAACAAAAAGAGGTGAGAAGCTTCATCCACTCTCATCAAATCAAGTTGTTCTGCCTCCTGGAAACTAGGGTGAAAGCTCCAAAAATGGGGGATTTGTACCTCACAGTCTGTCCTAATTGGTGCTTCACCTCTAACCTGTGTCATCATAAGAATGGTAGGATTGTCCTTGCTTGGGACTCTGATGCTTTCACTGTTGATATTGTACATATGGAAAGTCAGCTTATTCACTGCCAAATTACTCCAAGGGGAGCTATGGGGAGCTTCTTTGCAACCTTTGTGTATGGCTTCAATACTGCAGCTGATAGGATTCCAATGTGGAATAGTTTGGTTAACCTTGCTACTAGTGCAGCTTGGATCATCATGGGGGATTTTAATGCCATTATGGAGCTTGAAGACAAAATTGGTGCTCCTGTCAGGTTTACTGACATTCTTCCCATGAGACAGTGTATGGCTACTTGCCAACTGAATGTTGTGAAGACTACTGGTAGACATTATACATGGAATAATAAACAGCAGGCAGGAGATAGGGTCTTTACCAGGATAGACAGAGTGATTTTAAATCCCAGTTGGGACAATTTGGTGCCAACTGCAGAGGCCATGTACCTTCCAGAAGGGGAATATGATCATTGCCCTATGATCTTGACTACCTACAATGTCTCCTCCCAGAAGAAACCATTTAGATTCTACAATATGTGGACCACTTCAAGTGACTTTGTTCCAATTGTTGAGAGAAACTGGAGTACCCACATTCAAGGCTGTCACATGTTTAGAGTGGTGCAAAAGCTCAAAGGCATCGAAGATGATCTGAAAACTCTTAACAAAGCTGGTTTCAGCAATGTTGAGGTGGAACAAGTGAGACTTAAGAAGAAGCTTTCTGATATCCAGGACAAACTGCATTCTAATCCCCTTGACACCACCCTAGCTACAGAGGAAAAATCTACTGCAGTGGAATACAGATTAGCCCATGAGAGATACATCTCTTTCCTTCAGCAAACAGCCAAACTCCATTGGCTAGAGCATGGAGATGAGAACTCTAGATACTTTTATCAGAGTATTAGACAAAGGAGGAAGCAAAACAGGATCTTGTCTATTTTGAATGAAAATGGAACACTGGTTGATACTACAGATGGGATCAAACAAGCATTCATGGACTACTACAATAActtatgtaatcccccgtaa
- the LOC130469651 gene encoding uncharacterized protein: protein MGNGGITNLALLLVVKQVYEKMLDLKPRVHWDRLAWNRLLTPKHRFICWLAAQCRLQTTAKLARIGISQSALCLICGLQDEDHNHLFFQCQFSYQIMQAMQQWLGVPMAGTLHQLVRKIGHSRVTKFRKQVIFAAIGTAVYLIWKSRNASFWDNHIPTVSHTVGSLKQLVKGRIQIVLPKAVSKRDYDWFITL from the exons ATGGGGAATGGTGGGATTACCAACCTAGCTCTTCTGCTAGTTG TAAAGCAAGTTTATGAGAAAATGTTGGATTTGAAACCTAGGGTGCATTGGGATAGATTAGCTTGGAATAGATTGCTCACCCCTAAGCACAGATTCATCTGTTGGTTAGCTGCTCAATGTAGGCTACAAACTACAGCTAAATTAGCTAGAATTGGGATTAGTCAATCTGCTCTATGCTTGATTTGTGGGTTGCAGGATGAAGATCACAACCATCTTTTCTTTCAGTGTCAGTTCAGCTATCAGATTATGCAGGCAATGCAACAGTGGTTGGGTGTTCCTATGGCTGGTACCTTGCATCAGTTGGTAAGGAAGATTGGTCATAGCAGAGTTACTAAGTTCAGAAAACAAGTTATTTTTGCTGCTATTGGTACTGCTGTGTACCTGATTTGGAAGAGCAGGAATGCAAGCTTTTGGGATAATCACATCCCCACTGTTAGTCACACTGTGGGTAGCTTGAAGCAGTTGGTTAAGGGTAGAATTCAAATAGTTTTGCCAAAAGCTGTGAGCAAGAGAGATTATGATTGGTTTATAACCTTGTAA